The Pseudomonas fragi DNA window AAGGCATAGGGCACGGCGATCAATACGGGCAGTAACCAGGCCAGAAACCCCTTGGTCATAAAGCCCATACCGCAGGCCAGTCCCAGTACGGCCCATGCGCACAGGCGCGCACGCCGAGCGCTGCTGTCGAAGGCGAACCACACGGCCACCAGGCTGAGGTTGACCCAAAAAGTGAACTGCGGGTCGAGGTTGGCATACCCGGCTTGCCCGGCCACCAGGCCGAAGCTCATATAGATCAGGGTACTGGCGAAACGCTTGCGCGGGTCGCGCCATAACCGCCCGGCGATCAGCCAGACCAGCCACACGCTCAGCCCGGTACTCAGCGCCGAAGCGATACGCACACCGAACAGGTTGTCACCGAATACGGCTTGCCCGATGGCGATCATCCAGTAACCGGCAATGGGCTTTTCGAAATAGCGCAGGCCCATAAAGTGCGGGGCCACCCAGTTGCCGCTATGGAGCATGTCCTGGCCGATCTGGGCGTAGCGGGTTTCGTCAGGAATCCACAAGCCGTGGATCATCAGGGGCAACAGGTAAAACACCACAAACGCAAGGATCAATCCGGGTATTGCCCAGCGTTCAAGACCTTGAGTGCGGGTAGTGTGAGGTACAACGCCAGCCATGCTTTCCATCTGCGCGCCTGTTATCGACGTAAGTTATGGCCGGCACGTTAATCGGGAGGAGGTGGCAGGGAGGTGAAGCCGATGTGAAAAAAATGCGGGTCAAGCGGGGGTTACCCGATACACGCAACGGCGACTGCCGGCGATCATGTGTTCTGTGCGCTCAACCTGCCCGTAGTCACCGATGGCCGCCTGGAACACTTGTAGCTCTGCCCGGCAAAAACCCTGGCATTGCTGCGCCGCAACACAGATCGGGCAGTGGTTTTCGATGATCAGCCAGTTGTCGCCTTCAGCCTCCATGCTCGCCATATACCCGGCGGTGTCGCGTATGGCCACCAGTAATTGAACCTTTTCTTGCAGAGTTCGCCCTTGCTCACAGGCGGCAACGTATTCGCGGGTATTGGCCAGCTCCATGCTCTCGACCACTTTGTCGATCCCTTCATTGCCGTAGATCAGCTTGATTGAGTCAATCAACTGCGCCGTGAGCTGTGCATGGGTGTTGGGGAATCTGGCTTGAGCGGCATCGGTCAAAACCCATTTTTGCGAAGGGCGCCCGGCCCCAACCGGCGGCATCAGGCAGCCAACGATCATGGCGCCGTCTACCAGCTTCTGGACCTGCTGGCGCGCAGCTTCCGGGGTGATATTGAGCATGGCCCCAAGATCCGCGGTTTTCAGCGGCCCGCGGGTTTTGAGCAGAAACAGGATGCGCTCGGCAGTGGCGCCGGTGTTGCGTGCGGCATCAGGGGAGTCGGTCACGGGCATAGAACAAAGCCACCAGGGTCATAAGGTTTGTGGGCTGGGATCATACCGCCCGGATGATAAATTAATTACCAAAGACTTTCCTTTTATAATAGGCTGATTGCAATAAAATGGCATTCAAGGAAGGCAAATGACAACGGCATCGGGATGGTCTGCATTGCTATGGGGCAGTAACGGGCTGCGCTCAGCGGCACTGGCAGGCGGGGTGGCGCTGCATGCCATCAACGTCTATCTGGTGACAACCATTTTGCCCTCGGTGGTCAAGGATATCGGCGGGCTGGACTATTACGCATGGAACACCACGCTGTTTGTGGTGGCCTCGATCATCGGCTCGGTATTATCGGCCAAATGCCTCTCGGCCCTTGGCCCCAGGCTCGCGTACAGCCTCGCCGGGCTGGTGTTTGCGTTGGGTTGCGGGGTTTGCAGCAGTGCTCCGGACATGGCCGTGCTGGTGTTGGGGCGAACCATACAAGGCTTGGGTGGCGGGCTGTTGTTTGCCCTGCCGTATTCAATGATTCGCCTGGTGTTCGACGAAGGCCTGTGGCCTAGGGCAATGGCCCTGATTTCAGGTATGTGGGGCGCCGCGACCTTGATTGGTCCGGCCGTGGGCGGGGTATTTGCGCAGTACGATGCCTGGCGTGCAGCATTCTGGGCGCTGATCCCGGTGACCCTGCTGTTTATGCTGCTGGCCTGGGCCATGCTGTCCGGCAAAAGCGTCGAGGCCCCCCCTCGTCTGGTCTTGCCCTGGCTGCAACTGGTGCTGTTGACCGGCGTGGTGCTGGCGATTGCCCTGGGCAGCATCACGCCATCGCCGCTGTATAACGCGCTCGGCCTGATGTGCGGGCTGGTGCTGTTGTATGCCGTGTACCGTGTCGAAGGCAGCGACAGGCATCGCATGTTGCCCAAACACAGCTTGACCCCTGGCAGTGCCCTGTTGCCGATCTATCTGTCGATGAGCCTGATGGTCATTGGCATGACCAGCGAAGTGTTTGTGCCGTACTTCTTGCAGGTCCTGCATCTGCAAACGCCGCTGGTGGCGGGCTATATTGCAGCGTTGATGGCGGCGGGCTGGACCTTGGGCGCGCTGTACAGCAGCGGCCTGGCACCGGCATCCGCGAATCGGGCCATCCGTTGCGGCCCGCTCTTTGTGGCGTCGGGGTTGGCACTGGCAGCTCTCAGCGTGCCGCAAATTGGCAGTTCATTGCTCAGCCTGGCCGGTGTATGCCTGGCAATGATGGCCGTCGGTACAGGTATCGGGCTGGCGTGGCCGCATTTGCTCACTCGCGTATTGGCCAATGTGCCAGACAGTGAAAAGGACATTGCCGGTGCGTCCATTACCACCGTGCAACTGATCGCCACGGCGATCGGTGCAGCATTGGCGGGGATGATTGCCAATATGGCCGGTTTAACCACGCCGGGTGGCGTGACAGGGGCCGCCAGGGCTGCCGCCTGGCTCTTTGGCCTGTATGCCGTGTTGTCGGCGTTGCTGTTTATTACGGTACGGCAGGTGATTGCCCATAGCGCAAAGCGCTAAATCCGCCAGAAATCAGA harbors:
- a CDS encoding MFS transporter is translated as MTTASGWSALLWGSNGLRSAALAGGVALHAINVYLVTTILPSVVKDIGGLDYYAWNTTLFVVASIIGSVLSAKCLSALGPRLAYSLAGLVFALGCGVCSSAPDMAVLVLGRTIQGLGGGLLFALPYSMIRLVFDEGLWPRAMALISGMWGAATLIGPAVGGVFAQYDAWRAAFWALIPVTLLFMLLAWAMLSGKSVEAPPRLVLPWLQLVLLTGVVLAIALGSITPSPLYNALGLMCGLVLLYAVYRVEGSDRHRMLPKHSLTPGSALLPIYLSMSLMVIGMTSEVFVPYFLQVLHLQTPLVAGYIAALMAAGWTLGALYSSGLAPASANRAIRCGPLFVASGLALAALSVPQIGSSLLSLAGVCLAMMAVGTGIGLAWPHLLTRVLANVPDSEKDIAGASITTVQLIATAIGAALAGMIANMAGLTTPGGVTGAARAAAWLFGLYAVLSALLFITVRQVIAHSAKR
- a CDS encoding helix-turn-helix transcriptional regulator; amino-acid sequence: MPVTDSPDAARNTGATAERILFLLKTRGPLKTADLGAMLNITPEAARQQVQKLVDGAMIVGCLMPPVGAGRPSQKWVLTDAAQARFPNTHAQLTAQLIDSIKLIYGNEGIDKVVESMELANTREYVAACEQGRTLQEKVQLLVAIRDTAGYMASMEAEGDNWLIIENHCPICVAAQQCQGFCRAELQVFQAAIGDYGQVERTEHMIAGSRRCVYRVTPA